One Panicum virgatum strain AP13 chromosome 9K, P.virgatum_v5, whole genome shotgun sequence genomic region harbors:
- the LOC120651646 gene encoding uncharacterized protein LOC120651646, translated as MGAAGAIRRAAASAADRACAGARGFRRALARFAPRPSAFAPAADAEAAAVRAVRNLRTFRFHYAVLQWALLLASLAPRHRASVVFLMAASKGLLVYGGLLKAFPNSALLRRLLDRRLVAAVFLALVLADIVAAGAVANLLAALAAGVPIVVLHASFRVRDDLEGPPPEAAGENGKDDETAAVVEKKEDGDVEAGPTRRSMAAAPRSPK; from the coding sequence ATGGGTGCTGCCGGCGCgatccggcgggcggcggcgtcggcggccgacCGCGCGTGCGCGGGGGCGCGGGGCTTCCGCCGCGCGCTGGCGCGGTTCGCGCCGCGGCCCTCGGCGTtcgcgcccgccgccgacgcggaggccgccgcggTGCGCGCCGTGCGCAACCTCCGCACCTTCCGCTTCCACTACGCCGTCCTGCAGTGGGCGCTGCTGCTCGCCTCCCTCGCGCCGCGGCACCGCGCGTCCGTGGTCTTCCTCATGGCGGCGTCCAAGGGCCTCCTCGTCTACGGGGGCCTCCTCAAGGCGTTCCCCAACTCGGcgctgctccggaggctcctcgaccgccgcctcgtcgccgcgGTGTTCCTCGCGCTCGTGCTCGCCGACATCGTCGCCGCGGGCGCCGTCGCCaacctcctcgccgcgctcgctGCGGGCGTCCCGATCGTCGTCCTCCACGCCTCCTTCCGCGTCCGCGACGACCTCGAGGGGCCCCCGCCCGAGGCCGCGGGGGAGAACGGCAAGGACGACGAGACGGCCGCGGTCGTCGAGAAGAAGGAGGACGGCGACGTCGAGGCGGGGCCCACGCGGcggtccatggcggcggcaccAAGATCGCCCAAATGA